The DNA window AGCGTGTTTTATACAagtcaggacacacacacacacacacacacacacacacacacacacacacacacacacacacacacacacagtcttataTAGCACAGGCCAAGACCACAACATCAGGGGCAGCAGGCGGTGCTTCTCACAACCTTGGTGCCTTCAAGCACAACAAAACACTGCCAGGCTGTCCCGTTCACACTCACCGCCCTCAACCTCTCCTCATACACCCTTCCTcccacccccttctctctctctctctctctctctctctctctctctctctctctctctctctctctctctctctctctctctctctctctctctctctgtgtgtgtgtgtgtgtgtgtgtgtgtgtgtgtgtgggtgtgtgtgatatatatatatatatatatatatatatatatatatatatatatatatatatatatatatatatatatatatatatatatatatatatatatatatatatatatatatatatatatatatatatatatatatgccttgAAAATCATTCAtcgtggaaagaaaggaaaggaaggagagaaggagcggATAGGTcaaacggagggagggagggagggagggagggacggagggatggagtgacacacacacacacacacacacacacacacacacacacacacacacacacacacacacacacacacacacacacacacactgtcccgtCTCTGAGCTTTAATAATGACAGGGTGACGTGACATACATAATACTTTGAGAGAATACACAATTGACGGATGGACACGCGGCAATTAAGGCTTCGGAGTTCATGTAAGCTGATGTATAACAATAACAGAGCTAAAACTGATGACTGACTGCTGGAATATTGACTAATCTGCATGCTGTGACTTGGACCTCTTGGGAGACTCTCACTGATGTACATAATTCAGCCACGTGTATGCCGAGGTGCCGCCTCAACACTACAAGGAATTCAGCAATGGGGAATAAGACAGTTGCAACATTGAGATATATTCTCCTGGCAGTACACACCGTTGAAGGTTTGATAACAGAACATCTTCTAGCTATCTCTATCTCTGACCTATTTGGACTGCACACGTGGTAGGTGGAGCAGTCTACCCTATCAGCTACAAGGTAATGCTGACAGTCAGGGTAGCACGTGTAGTGACACCTTTCTATGCGGTCACAAGGCGCCAGGCAGAAGTGTTCAAACTGACACGAGGTGTTCTCAGGTCTAAACACAAAAGCATAGGGACATTTCAAGGGGTGAGTGGTGGATAGGAAAAGACAGCCACCACAGACCTAACTGGCCAATCACATACCACTTGTTACACCCCAGCACAGAACTTTTACAGCGGCGGACACGGAAAGAGCGTGACCCGGCGAGGCAAACATCAACACGGGCCTAGCGAGGTGTGTGGCAGTCCaggacaggagagggagaggaaggtgtcTGTGCGGGTGGTGTGTGAAGGCACACCTGGCGAGTGGTGAGTGCATGGCGGGTGACCTTCCCCTGAGATGCAACACGCACCACCaaggaagataaacacacaagataagaggaaggttccaagacatttatcccattcttgtggctaactctctcggacctgctcggagactggcatctcagtgggtctttttgtttgattgtttctgttgcccttggccagttttccctctcACATGAACAAAGCACACATTAACCACGTGGATACACACAGAACATGGAATGGATACACGTAACAATACACACAGTAATAGATATTGTGAGTGACACATGCAGGTGTTACAATTACAAGTGTTCTCGTGAGGGTTTCTTTTCCCAAAGATGTCTGTGGCTCAATGTCCGTGCACACCAAACTGTACACGCTGtctcccgcctctctctcaccactgccTCTTCCATGCCAGCTGCTCTTCTGATTTTGCAACTCCATGCCTCTCCtgccccctcctccctcaccatcgctgcaaactttatttcttctctcaccactattctgtccacatgtatagtgcaagagttaaccagttttctcagtcattcatccctttcattctCTGGTGATCTTTGGAGCTCCCTGCCAGCAcctttatttccatctacctatgaccTGATCTGTTTCgcgaggaaggtttcaagacacgtgttctctgccttttttttttttttttttaacctctgtATTTGGCATCTTATGGGAAGTGAaaataagtgagcctttttatgttgtttagattttttgtcCTTTGTGCAGTgaccctcttacataaagataaaggaaaaataaaacactgttTATTGAGGCAGGTGGCGCCGCAGCAGCTAGGCGGGTTCAGGGCCAAGGGGCACGTACTGTTGACTGTACGGACACGACACATTCGCGATGCACTGTAGAGTGTCAGGGTTGAAGACAAGGTCATCGGAGCACGTCTCCATCGGGGCGTAGTCGTCACTGACCTCCTCACAGTGATAGTAGTCCTTCAGGCACTTTTTCTTGcatatggggaagaagcctatTTCCTGGCACGTGTACGGGTCGATGCAGCCGTTCTTGTCCACCACGTTCTTGCACAGCGTGACGCACGGTGCCGTGCTGCTACAGTGCTTCCCGTGCAAGTCAAAGTGCTCTCCCTCTTTACACTCACTTTGGATCGTCGGTATCTCATCCTCCACTATGCACACGAAGTACTTCCGGCAGTCTGTGGGGTCCTCAACCAACTTGCCTGCAGAGTCTCCTATGTAACAGTAGGGGCGGCAGTGGCAGCAAGCTGACTCATCCATACCACACTTCTCCCCATCAAAGTACGGTGAATCAGCAGGACACGTCAGAGCCGGCCCAGGGCCTGTACCGGTACATTGGTGGTACACATTGCAGTCAAATGGATCGGATATCTGACCACCTGGATGCCCTACACTCGTGCATGTATAAAGGCAATCCCCCCGCCACCTGGCTGCTCGCAGGTAAACGAGCAATTGCCGTTTGGCTTGCACACCAATTCATTCTCGTCGAATACAGCACCGTCCGGGCAGGGAAGGGGGTCAGCGATTAAGAAGTTGCCGGCATCCTTGCACAGGTAGTAACTGTTGCAGTCAAAAGGGTTCGGTACTTGAGCGCCTGTGGTACAGCTGGCACATAATGTGGCCGGGTCATTATCACAAGTAGTGGAGTTTATTACGCCGCATTCCTGCGCATCTACCACGATGACTCTTGCCGATGCCTGGCGGTGGTgacacagtggttagagtgatacacacacacacacacacacacacacacacacacacacacacacacacaggactcaCAATGAAGAGGAGTGGCAAGAGGAGACAGCTGGCGCCCAGAGACATGGCTGTGCacggcagacagacaaacagtgtGTACTCTGCAGGTCAggacacactcacatacacatacagcCACACAGTCTTATATAGCACAGGTCAAGACCACAACATTAGGGGCAGCAGGCGGTGCTTCTCACAACCTTGGTGCATTCAAGCACAACAAAGCACTGCCAGGCTGTCCCGTTCACACACACGTCGCTCCTCCACCtaccctcatacacacacacacacacacactctctctctctctctctctctctctctctctctctctctcttactacgcCATGAAAATTATGCCTtgtagaaaggagaggaaaagtcatgacaagagaaagaaggaaggaagaacacacacacacacacacacacacacacacacacacacacacacacacaccgcgtagtgatAGAGGTCAGCACGCCTAGTTCAACATAGAAGGCACTAGGGGTTGAAGTGCCTGAACGCAGTGAGGCACATGGGCGAGTCTATTACTGTGCAggcagtgttcacctagcagcagtagcagcagcagcagcaggcaaggAATGTAACTACTGGGGTGATGGCCTCActatcccggtgtgtgatgtgtctaTACTCTCAGTATACCAGAAGACAGGCCAATATACGAACCCTGAGGTCTTTCCGAGTGGCTGACTGACCTCCAAATGACTTCATATGAatggcgcgcgcgcacacacacacacacacacacacacgttctattAGTCAACAGGGTTATCAAGGCTTCGGGAGCAGAAACGCATTGTTACTCCGCACTAGAACCGTAGAAACATCCTAAACATCTgtgccacttcaactagagcctttggaacgtTCTGGAGGTGCGTAGTTAttgttcagctctctctctctctctctctctctctctctctcaatacattcCAACACGTGATTGGTCGGTGTGGTGGATGAGCCCCGCCACCTCTCACTGGTCAGCCAATCATAGTCGTTGCCTTGATGAGTGGGCGTGACCGTGCCATATTAAGAGCCGTGTCAATAATTAGATAGATATGAGAATGTATAgctgtgtgaaggaaggaaccaaggatgaaaggaaggaataatacTTGCTAagacaccattattattattattattattattattattattattattattattactgttactgttgttgttcttgtcattgttgtttgttattgttattattattattattgatgttattgctctctctctctctctctctctctctctctccacaaccacacagagaaaaaaaagttgaacgtACGAGTATGACACACAAATATTATTCAAATTATTGAAACAACACGTTCAGTGTATCACGTGTCAATGCAGTGATACGAGATGCAAATCCACGCTTTCCCACACAAGATAAGATTGCCACACTGTATTtcctaccaacaccaacaccactactactactactactacttaaggCATGATATAaccgcagtagtagtagtagcagtagtagtagtagtagtagtagtagtagtagtagtagtagtagtagaagtagtagaagtcgtTAGTAGAGATATTATGAATATTTTCGCAACAAAGGTAAGGgaacaataaaaagaggaagataaaatacaaacaaatggaagaaaataattaactaagaaaagaacacaaggagaaagaaacacaagaatggccacactaaaacaacaaaaacaacaaaacaacaatttatatataaccaccacacacaaacacaacaacctgtaccacacacacacacacacacacacacacacacactggatcaTCCTTGGCAATGCCTAAACAAACTACGATCACGCCCTAGctaccctccatctctccacactGGCTGCCAGACACCGAGCGGCCCTCGTCAGGCTGCGTAGAGCCTGCTGCGCCACCCACGGTTACGacgcccctcccctcccaacGAGTCCCAGCCAACCCATGCCACACGTCACACAAAATTTAATGCAGTCACACCACTTAGGGCCCCGAGGAGCGACCGTTACCAACACAGTGCGGtcccctccatggtgcgagccataaacaaCTAAGATAatgttctaatcttaagtctccctcaatccccatatgtatattttcagtatgtaagTACTGCagttactaataaaccgtattattgttattattattattattattattattattattattattactattatcattattattacacacacaaacacacacacacacacacacacacacacacacacacacacacacacacactacacctcaGACTCCGGCACACACCCTTGCAAGTCAAATAGGAACACAAACCCAGGGAAACACGCCGAGGCTTTGACAAACTTCCCGTGAGCCGCAggacagtaatagtagtaacgtGACAGATGCGTGACACATTTTGGGAAGTAACCCACTTGGAGACACACAAACTCTGCTATACACCCATCGCTGCCTACATTATTGGCGCAGGTCAACTCACAAGTGGTCTCCGCATTACAAGTGCCTGTGGTGGTATTGAAGTAAGTGCCATTGGGGCAGTGGGACACGAAGAAGGGAATACCAACAACCCAGCACTCAAAATACCTTCTGCAGTCTAACGGGTCAACAACAGCGCTGCCTAGGTCCTTGTTAGAGCAGTAAGGCTGACAGTTGCAGCACTCAGTGATGTTCTCCTGGCAGTAGATACCGTTGAAGAAAGGTTTGGTAATAGTACATCTTCTAGTCTCCACTATCTCTGTTCTGTTTGGACTGCACACGTGGTAGGTGGAGCAGTCTACCCTATCAGCTACAAGGTAATGCTGAGAGTCAGGGTAGCACGTGTAGTGACACCTTTCTATGCGATCACAAGGCGCCAGGCAGAAGTGTTCGAACTGACACGAGCTGTTCTCAGGTTTAAACACAAAAGCATAGGGACATTTCATGGGCTGGGTGGTGAAGAGTTCGTCTTTGTTGCAGAAGTAGTATTGTTTGCAGTTGCTTGGGTCTGGAATCCTTGTCCACACGTCCTGGCAGCCTGAGCAGTCCACGAGGCAGTAGTCTGTATTGGTGCACCCTCGCTGGCCGCCTGTCAACGATGCCTGAAGAAGGAAAgtttggttacattaggttaggtcaggttacgcTAGTTAAGTTGAATTAGACTGGGTATGATTAGGTTACTTTAAAATACGTTAGGTTGAATTAACGTAGGTAAggttaaggttgggttaggcagagctaggttaggttagtagtagtagtagtagtagtagtagtagtagtagtagtagtagtagtagtagtagtagtagtagtagtagttataattatcattatttcatttagaTTAGTCTATAGATAgtattaaaatattgaaaagaaaggagagagagagagagagagagagagagagagagagaaaatgacacacacacacacacacacacacacacacacacacacacacacacacacgttgatacGCTCGGTCAACTCACATCGAGAAACCCAGAGATCGATTCCCGGGCCAGGACAGCGGTCATTTGGGCAAGACTTCTATTCaagtgtgtggcccctgttcacctggcacTGATTAGGTACCTGGTGTAAGACTGAAGTTGTGACCCGCTGCTAGATGCGAGAAACGAACCCCGAAACAAATGCACAGGGGCCTAAGCTGCTAGTCTTATCTGGGGCTATCAATAGATCCCGTCACACGTTAGATGGCACCAGGGGTTGTGTAGACttatgattgattgataactttattgttgtagcagcgTATACAACAAGGGAGGATTAAGATGTATCAGTGTTAGTATACAAATATAAATGTATAGGTAGATTTAATATGTAAAAATTTTCaactctatcacacacacacacacacacacacacacacacacacacacacacacacacttacaagatACACCAGTGCATATAAgactgtctgtgcgtgtgtgtacattCTGGCCGTGTACGTGTCAGTAAACCGTACACTATATAGTTGGAATttacgtacacgcacacacacacacacacacaccgacacacGACACGGCCAGGAGAATCACTGACGCACACACTCGCTGCACGCACATtatatatacgtacacacacacacacacacacacacacacacacacacacacacacacacacggaaacaaaacaagggagaggaaatggaagaataaagagagagagagagagagagagagagagagagagagagagagagagagagaaacttaccatttatttgtatttttcctctttcttctctttcctcctcttcttagttATCacgttcttcctttcctcttctcatgtcttcctttcttctaatttatcttccttctcctcctcctcctcctcctcctccttatcgtaATATACATGTTCTTTCTTCCATCAGTATTCCTTCTCGTCATGGGCGTccgcaaaataaataaataaataatggccagtcttcactattttaaccccttcagtactgggacacattgttagatttgtgcaccattagaccattaggacattaggaagtgtctatggaggggattaatggccagtcttcactattttaaccccttcagtactgggacacattgttaccttgagatttgtgcaccattagaccattaggacattaggaagtgtctatggagggattaatggccagtcttcactattttaaccccttcagtactgggacacattgttaccttgagatttgtgcaaca is part of the Portunus trituberculatus isolate SZX2019 chromosome 2, ASM1759143v1, whole genome shotgun sequence genome and encodes:
- the LOC123505034 gene encoding uncharacterized protein LOC123505034; the protein is MYTHAQTVLYALVYLASLTGGQRGCTNTDYCLVDCSGCQDVWTRIPDPSNCKQYYFCNKDELFTTQPMKCPYAFVFKPENSSCQFEHFCLAPCDRIERCHYTCYPDSQHYLVADRVDCSTYHVCSPNRTEIVETRRCTITKPFFNGIYCQENITECCNCQPYCSNKDLGSAVVDPLDCRRYFECWVVGIPFFVSHCPNGTYFNTTTGTCNAETTCELTCANNVGSDGCIAEFVCLQVGYFPKCVTHLSRYYYYCPAAHGKFVKASACFPGFVFLFDLQGCVPESEV